The nucleotide window TATACACCGAGTAATTTTTCGGGAACAACATGCAGGCCAGTTTCTTCCCAAACTTCACGGACAACAGCTTCTGCCGGTGCTTCACCTAGTTCGATCGCTCCTGCCGGCAAGCTCCACTTCTCACCATTCCCTTTGTTTTGAAATAAGATTTTTCCCGCCTCATTCCTGATAATTCCTGCCACACTCGGCATAAAAATAAGGTCACTTCCCACTTTGTTCCGAAGATCCTGATAGTAATTTGACATTCCCATAAAACCTTCACCACCCTGCTTTTCCATTCGCCGTCCCACCAGTTTTTTCCTTCTTTAAGCAAATGACTATCACTCTCCGCGCGCACCTACATACTTTATAGAGAATTTATCGCCAGCTCTCAGGCAGATTTTTATCAATAAGGAGTGTGCCCGCATGTATCAACATCACTTTAGTTACAACCCGAATCAACTTGACCCTTATACTCATTATGATTTCAACTATTACGCGCAGCAGCAGGATCCGTACGATTACGAAAGACAGCCTGCTCTCGAGCGAAGAGTGAATCAGCTTGAAAGGCAGTTGCAAGTTCAAAAAACAGAGCTAGACAGGCAGAATAAAGAAATTGCCCGCCAAAACAGAGAGATCGCAAGGCTTAATAGGGAGATTGGCCGTTTAAACAATGAAGTTACTCGCTTGAATCAAAACGACGAACGTCACACGCGGCGTTTAAACCGTTTGAATCAGAGACTGCGGACTGTTGAAAACCGCTTGAATATCCCCTTCTCGGCAACGGATGGTGATTTTTAAAAACTTCTCAAAGGACTGGAATCCGATTTCGGTCCTTTGTATAATTTCCCAAATGGATGACATGATATATTAAAAATAATCTTAATTTTAAAATGAAAAAATTGTGCTACTATAGAAAAGTATCACAAATTTTAATTACGTGAGCTTAATGCTTACTTTAGGAGTCAAATAATGAAAAAAAAGCAATATGTCCTAATCTTTTTCATCCTGAGCATTACCTGGATATTTGGAACAAATTATCTGTTAAACAAATACGCTCCTTCAGAATATGTTGCCATAATTGAACATTCTAAGGAACTTCTTTATGTACTATCAGCAGGCTGGTTTTTCTATTTTTTCATCTCGAAGATGGAGGAATTGAGTGCTTCAAAGGAAGAAGAAGAGCGACTGTCCACCCTGATTAATTCAATGGTCGATTTCGTCAACTTCAAGGATGGAGAAGGCCGATGGATTCAGGCCAATGATTTTGGATTGAAACTGTTTGATATTGAAAACGTTGATTATAGAGGAAAGAAAGATTCGGAGCTTGCGGAGTACAGCATTTATTTCAGCGATGCCTTGAGATATTGTGAGATTTCCGATGAAGAAGCATGGAAAGCAGGCGGAATAATCCGTGTTGAGGAGGTACTTGCACAACCGGATGGAACAAACAAAACTTTTGATACTATTAAAGTACCGCTTTTCAATGAAGACGGAAGCCGGCAGGGTCTTGTCATCATGGGCCGGGATATCACCGAACGAAAAAATGTTGAAACCCTTCTTGAAGAGAGCAGGCAACAATACCGTTCCCTGTTTGAATACAGCCCTGACATTGTTTCGATGCTCGACTTGAATGGGACGATCACCAATCTCAATCCGCAGTTTGAAAAAATCACTGGTCTTAACAGGGATGAATACATCGGAAAAAACCTGGCGGACTTGATTCCAGATTCCCACAGGCATATTGTTTTAGATAAGGTTGCCAATGTGGTGGAAAATCACTCCCCGCAAATGTTTGAACTTGAATTCATGCAAAAGAACGGCAAGCCACTCACTTTCCAGAGCACTTCCCTTCCAATCATTGTGAATGACGAAATTGCCGGGATCATTTGCAACTCCCGGGACGTGACTGAGCTTCGCCAAACAGAAGAGCGTCTGCGGAGGACGGACAAGCTTTCGGTAGTCGGCGAATTGTCCGCAAGTGTGGCGCATGAAATCCGCAACCCGCTTACTTCCTTGAAGGGCCTTGTCCAGCTATTGCAGATGGAGGATGAAAAACATCAGCTATACTACCAGATCATGATCGATGAACTGAACCGGATCAACCATATCGTCAGCGAATTGCTATTATTGGCCAAGCCGCAGCAAATAAAATACACAGAAGCAGACTTGCAGATTATTTTACATGATGTCATTTCACTTTTAAAATCAGAAGCGAGCCTGCATAATATCCAAATCGAGTTCCAGGTTCAAAGTAATCCCGTCATGATCGAATGCGAGCCGAATCAGCTCAAGCAGCTATTCATCAATATCTTAAAGAATGCCATAGAAGCATCCTCAGCCGGAGATGTTGTCACAATCTCACTACAAAGTCATGACAACAATGTAACTATTATGGTCGAGGACGAGGGAGTGGGAATCTCGAAAGAACTTCTCGAAAGAATTGGGGAACCTTTTTATTCTTCTAAAGAAAAAGGCACCGGACTCGGAATGACCGTCAGCTTCAAAATTGTCCAATCTCATAATGGAACAATTACGTTCAAAAGCGAGCCTGATAAAGGTACAGAAGTAATCGTTCAATTGCCGATCAAGCACGCGGACCATATGAAAGGTGTTGAATCCAGTAATAATGGCAGCATGGTCGCTAGCCTGGCAAGCATTGGAGTTAAACAATAGTAGAGAGAAACAAAAACGCGAAAGGGTCAGTCCTTTCGCGTTTTTTAATCCTCATCTTTAATGTCAATATCCTCAGGCACCGGCTCATTCATGATTTCTTCAACAAGTTTCTTATATTTTTCCATCTGTTTCATATGCGTGTTGAATTGATCTTTGTATATCAAATAATGGTCGCCATCGTGAATGGCCCTTATTTTTTGCTGAAAAATCATCTTTTCTATTTTCGATTCCGGAATCGATAAATATTCTGCTGCTTCTTTTACTGTCAAATACACCTTGAATTCAGTCCTTTTTGTTAATTTCAGCACCAAGCCTGTCAACAAGCTTCTCTGCTGTCCTTCTGTAAAAATTACTTATATTAATAAGTGATGCAATCAATAATACCGTTTCGAGTTCCTCAGGATCATCTGCATCCAGCCTCTTCACTTCCTGTTTCACATCTTGCTCGGTTTTCAAGACATCCTCGCTGAAGATTTCAACATTTTTCTCATAAAGCTTCAAATAACTTTGATAAAAATGTCCTAATTGAATATCCCCTGACTCAGTTTTCTGGTTAACCCCTTCGAGAGTCTGCTTGATATCCTGGATCGACAAACCGCCTTTCAGTTGATAGATCAAACTGATCAGGATCAAATGCTCCTTCGAATACTTTTTATTTTTTATCGGGAAGAACAACTTTCCCTTGGCATAATTGTTGATCATCGTTTTCGTCAGGACTTTTTCATCCTCATTCCTAGTTGAGCATCCAAAATTCTTTTCGAAAAGCTGGATCACCTGGTCCATGTACAAGTCGATTTCCGGGATGTCTTCCAGTGCAATGTTATTTTCAAGTTTAAGCTCAGCTAACAGCTGTTCTAAATTATTCAATACAATCCCTCATGTTTTTTTATTTTATTATAATGCAAAAAACACACTCGTAAACATTGACTATGTATCGTTATGAAGATATTATAATAAGTAGTTATCAATACTACATAAAGCGATATGGAGGTTATAAAATGAACAGCTACATCCGTGAACCAATCAATGGCCTGACTCATCTTGCTGGTGCTTTACTATCCTTTGCAGGCCTGCTTGCGCTCGTCATCAAAGCTTCGCTTACCACCGGCTCAGCCCTGGCCATTACTTCTGTCATGATTTTCGGCATCAGCATGATTCTTCTTTACACGGCATCTGCCACCTATCATATGGTCATCAGCAAAGATAGCGTGATCGCCTTCCTAAGAAAAATCGATCATTCGATGATTTTCGTATTGATTGCCGGAACCTATACACCGTTTTGCCTGATAAGCCTTAATGGAGTGACAGGCTGGACATTGTTCGGCATCATTATATTCGCTGCTTTGTGCGGAATCCTCTTTAAGATGATTTGGTTCAGGAGTCCAAGATGGCTGTCGACCTCTATCTATATTGTAATGGGCTGGATGGTTATTTTCGTCGTCTCTCCACTCTCATCTGTCTTAAATCCTGCCGGTATCTTCTGGCTGGTTGCTGGAGGCATCATGTACACAATCGGCGGCGTCATTTATGCGCTGAAACCTGATTTCCTACGCTCCAAACATCTCGGCTTCCATGAAATTTTTCATATTTTCAT belongs to Mesobacillus subterraneus and includes:
- a CDS encoding NUDIX hydrolase, producing the protein MGMSNYYQDLRNKVGSDLIFMPSVAGIIRNEAGKILFQNKGNGEKWSLPAGAIELGEAPAEAVVREVWEETGLHVVPEKLLGVYGGKEFRYEYPNGHKVEYVVFVFDCRSVGGEHNPIDSETAELRYFSVENRPELALPYPESVFVRTDREKTDFRWDNGWVGKRR
- a CDS encoding PAS domain-containing sensor histidine kinase → MKKKQYVLIFFILSITWIFGTNYLLNKYAPSEYVAIIEHSKELLYVLSAGWFFYFFISKMEELSASKEEEERLSTLINSMVDFVNFKDGEGRWIQANDFGLKLFDIENVDYRGKKDSELAEYSIYFSDALRYCEISDEEAWKAGGIIRVEEVLAQPDGTNKTFDTIKVPLFNEDGSRQGLVIMGRDITERKNVETLLEESRQQYRSLFEYSPDIVSMLDLNGTITNLNPQFEKITGLNRDEYIGKNLADLIPDSHRHIVLDKVANVVENHSPQMFELEFMQKNGKPLTFQSTSLPIIVNDEIAGIICNSRDVTELRQTEERLRRTDKLSVVGELSASVAHEIRNPLTSLKGLVQLLQMEDEKHQLYYQIMIDELNRINHIVSELLLLAKPQQIKYTEADLQIILHDVISLLKSEASLHNIQIEFQVQSNPVMIECEPNQLKQLFINILKNAIEASSAGDVVTISLQSHDNNVTIMVEDEGVGISKELLERIGEPFYSSKEKGTGLGMTVSFKIVQSHNGTITFKSEPDKGTEVIVQLPIKHADHMKGVESSNNGSMVASLASIGVKQ
- a CDS encoding helix-turn-helix domain-containing protein, yielding MYLTVKEAAEYLSIPESKIEKMIFQQKIRAIHDGDHYLIYKDQFNTHMKQMEKYKKLVEEIMNEPVPEDIDIKDED
- a CDS encoding DUF1836 domain-containing protein, with translation MNNLEQLLAELKLENNIALEDIPEIDLYMDQVIQLFEKNFGCSTRNEDEKVLTKTMINNYAKGKLFFPIKNKKYSKEHLILISLIYQLKGGLSIQDIKQTLEGVNQKTESGDIQLGHFYQSYLKLYEKNVEIFSEDVLKTEQDVKQEVKRLDADDPEELETVLLIASLINISNFYRRTAEKLVDRLGAEINKKD
- the trhA gene encoding PAQR family membrane homeostasis protein TrhA, with product MNSYIREPINGLTHLAGALLSFAGLLALVIKASLTTGSALAITSVMIFGISMILLYTASATYHMVISKDSVIAFLRKIDHSMIFVLIAGTYTPFCLISLNGVTGWTLFGIIIFAALCGILFKMIWFRSPRWLSTSIYIVMGWMVIFVVSPLSSVLNPAGIFWLVAGGIMYTIGGVIYALKPDFLRSKHLGFHEIFHIFIMLGSTAHFLSVYLYVL